A stretch of Pseudoprevotella muciniphila DNA encodes these proteins:
- a CDS encoding SusC/RagA family TonB-linked outer membrane protein, which translates to MNRLRYILVLAALAICSLGTFAQTDAGWKDRKVTLRVSNETMGDILVKLARQAGADVVFEGVTIEGINEPTTLNVKDMPLDKAVLRLIGDQPVSVNYETAGRIVFRPLAEDAAAQAEDAAQYHPVSAVVTSMEDGEPIVGAMVMITDGGKNGRSGGVTDSNGKFSLRVPNNASVRISCIGYASQSFQVKQPMLNEKVVLEPNRTEEEKAVVTGMSKRSMTSFTGNFVSVKGEELRRMNPNNILEGLQFFDPSFKIVENNATGSDPNATPQFNIRGDQTLGNNVDLNSMDLLLDNVSSRPNTPLFVLDGFIVPLRRILELDPQRVENITILKDASATAIYGSRASNGVVVVETKVAPDGALSVTYNGSLTIQSPDLTGYNMMNASQKLAMEKMAGVYNENDPYQKNTYNKYLRNILAGVDTYWLSQPLRTAVQTRHTLTAAGGTDKFRYNLGLNAGFMPGVMKGSQNDTKGVTFSMSYRKDKFTVGADINLSETNGKNSPYGSFSSYTQANPYYPMKNAEGGYDLILDNHTGTGSVLITNPLYNATTGVKDISRNTTIATTMNIEYRLLPNLRFTEQLSYTRGMARTEVFYPADHTMFATETDLTKKGSYSKNTGEMTSWSSNLGVNWNAPVGKHLFSLFGNWTVNEDRNNYVNLYATGFPDRHMDDFIFGYTMSTNPTGTEALSRAMGLITQFSYSYDNRYSFDFNLSAENSSRYGDDHSMTPFWSTGVRWNAYREKFLQGRVSNLVFRANYGVTGEQNYNPYQAIEFYTYSQTMKPYTSFTTLGAMLAGLNNTELGWAKTHNLSLGVDIGFWKNRINATFNYYNNITKQLLTEYDLAPSTGFRSQVMNAGELQNRGFDITLNVIALQNVKKQLYWTISANANHNRNKIRKISDYLRKLNEAQLATAGAPLPVYQEGQSTSTLYTVRSLGIDPVTGQEVYLKRDGTKTFTWDAADKVPVGHTTPDVSGTISSSLSWRDFTATVGFTYHWGGVQYNQTLVDKLENRSIAFNMDERAAENRWTTPGDVAMYRPIDPAGSQTPQSSRFIMDDNELKCSTISLGYRFSSNRYKFLRPLSIDMASLSFTTNELFRLSSIKMERGLGYPFARSFTFSLNIIFK; encoded by the coding sequence ATGAACAGATTGCGATATATATTGGTGCTCGCAGCGCTGGCGATATGCAGCCTCGGCACCTTCGCCCAGACCGACGCCGGCTGGAAAGACCGCAAGGTTACACTCCGCGTCAGCAACGAAACGATGGGCGACATCCTCGTGAAACTCGCACGGCAGGCTGGTGCCGACGTGGTGTTCGAAGGCGTAACCATCGAAGGCATCAACGAACCTACCACACTCAACGTGAAGGACATGCCCCTCGACAAGGCAGTACTCCGGCTCATAGGCGACCAACCTGTCAGCGTGAACTACGAAACAGCGGGCAGGATAGTGTTCCGCCCACTGGCAGAAGATGCTGCGGCGCAGGCAGAGGACGCCGCGCAGTATCACCCCGTCTCTGCAGTAGTAACCAGTATGGAGGACGGCGAACCCATCGTGGGTGCCATGGTGATGATTACCGACGGCGGAAAGAACGGACGCTCCGGCGGTGTTACGGACAGCAACGGAAAATTCTCACTGCGCGTGCCAAACAACGCCTCCGTGCGAATATCGTGCATAGGATATGCCTCGCAGTCCTTTCAGGTGAAGCAACCCATGCTCAACGAAAAAGTGGTGCTCGAACCCAACCGCACAGAGGAAGAGAAAGCGGTGGTAACAGGTATGAGCAAGCGCAGCATGACGAGTTTTACGGGTAATTTCGTCAGTGTGAAGGGCGAAGAACTCCGCAGGATGAATCCCAACAACATACTCGAAGGCCTGCAGTTCTTCGACCCCAGTTTCAAGATTGTGGAAAACAACGCCACAGGATCCGACCCCAATGCCACACCGCAGTTCAACATTCGCGGCGACCAGACACTGGGCAACAACGTGGACCTCAACTCCATGGACCTGCTACTCGACAATGTGTCGAGCCGCCCCAATACACCGCTCTTCGTGCTCGACGGATTTATAGTGCCACTGCGCCGAATACTCGAACTCGACCCGCAGCGCGTGGAGAACATCACCATACTCAAGGATGCCTCAGCCACAGCCATCTACGGCTCGCGCGCATCGAACGGGGTGGTGGTAGTCGAAACGAAGGTGGCGCCCGATGGTGCACTCTCCGTAACCTACAACGGAAGCCTTACCATACAGTCGCCCGACCTCACGGGCTACAACATGATGAATGCCAGCCAGAAACTCGCCATGGAGAAAATGGCAGGCGTCTATAACGAGAACGATCCCTACCAGAAGAACACGTACAACAAGTACCTGCGAAACATACTGGCAGGAGTGGATACCTACTGGCTCTCGCAACCGCTGCGCACAGCCGTGCAGACACGACACACACTCACCGCAGCAGGAGGAACGGACAAGTTCCGCTACAACCTCGGACTGAATGCAGGATTCATGCCGGGTGTGATGAAAGGCTCGCAGAACGACACAAAGGGCGTAACCTTCTCCATGAGTTACAGAAAGGACAAGTTCACCGTGGGTGCAGACATCAACCTCAGCGAAACCAACGGCAAAAACTCTCCCTACGGCAGTTTCTCGTCCTACACGCAAGCCAACCCCTACTATCCGATGAAGAATGCAGAGGGCGGCTACGACCTCATTCTCGACAACCATACCGGCACGGGAAGCGTGCTCATCACCAACCCGCTCTACAATGCCACGACGGGCGTGAAGGACATTTCAAGGAACACCACCATCGCCACAACGATGAACATAGAATACCGCCTGCTGCCCAACCTGCGCTTTACCGAACAACTGTCCTACACACGGGGCATGGCGCGCACGGAAGTGTTCTATCCGGCTGACCACACCATGTTTGCCACAGAGACAGACCTCACCAAGAAAGGGTCGTACAGCAAGAATACGGGCGAGATGACGTCGTGGTCGAGCAACCTCGGCGTGAACTGGAACGCACCGGTAGGAAAGCACCTCTTCAGCCTCTTCGGCAACTGGACGGTGAACGAGGACCGCAACAACTACGTGAACCTCTACGCCACAGGTTTCCCTGACCGACACATGGACGATTTCATCTTCGGCTACACCATGAGCACCAACCCAACCGGCACAGAGGCACTCTCGCGCGCCATGGGGCTCATCACCCAGTTCTCCTACAGTTACGACAACCGCTATTCGTTCGACTTCAACCTCAGCGCAGAGAACTCTTCACGATATGGCGACGACCATTCCATGACACCTTTCTGGTCAACAGGTGTCCGCTGGAACGCCTATCGCGAGAAATTCCTGCAAGGCAGGGTGTCCAACCTCGTGTTCCGTGCCAACTATGGTGTAACGGGCGAACAAAATTACAATCCCTATCAGGCTATAGAATTCTACACCTACAGCCAGACCATGAAGCCCTATACGTCGTTCACCACACTCGGTGCAATGCTCGCCGGACTGAACAACACCGAACTGGGCTGGGCTAAGACGCACAACCTCAGCCTCGGCGTGGACATAGGCTTCTGGAAAAACCGCATCAATGCCACGTTCAATTATTACAACAACATCACCAAGCAACTACTCACAGAGTACGACCTGGCACCCTCCACCGGCTTCCGGTCGCAGGTGATGAACGCCGGCGAACTGCAAAACCGCGGTTTCGACATAACGCTCAATGTCATAGCCCTTCAGAACGTGAAGAAACAACTCTACTGGACCATTTCTGCAAACGCCAACCACAACAGGAACAAAATCCGCAAGATTTCCGACTATCTCCGCAAACTGAACGAAGCACAACTTGCCACAGCCGGTGCACCGCTGCCCGTCTATCAGGAAGGGCAGAGCACATCCACGCTCTACACCGTGCGTTCATTGGGCATCGACCCTGTAACAGGTCAGGAAGTCTATCTCAAGCGCGACGGAACAAAGACGTTCACGTGGGACGCAGCAGACAAAGTGCCCGTAGGACATACCACACCCGACGTCAGCGGAACCATCAGTTCTTCGCTCTCATGGCGCGACTTCACGGCAACAGTGGGCTTTACCTACCACTGGGGCGGTGTGCAGTATAACCAGACACTCGTCGATAAACTCGAAAACCGCAGCATAGCCTTCAATATGGACGAGCGTGCTGCAGAAAACCGTTGGACCACACCAGGCGACGTGGCAATGTACAGACCCATCGACCCGGCAGGCTCGCAGACACCGCAGAGCAGCCGTTTCATCATGGACGACAACGAACTCAAATGCTCAACCATCAGCCTCGGCTATCGTTTCAGCAGCAACAGGTACAAGTTCCTCCGTCCGCTTAGTATAGACATGGCAAGCCTCTCGTTCACTACCAACGAACTCTTCCGGCTGTCCTCCATCAAGATGGAGCGCGGACTCGGCTATCCTTTCGCACGTAGTTTCACGTTCTCACTAAATATCATATTCAAGTAA
- the folP gene encoding dihydropteroate synthase yields MTTININGTLLDLQKPCVMGILNITPDSFYAESRKTIERDIVSRARQILEEGGTIIDVGAYSTRPGAEEVSEEEEMKRLHKALGLLRKELPDAIVSVDTFRADVAKMCVEEYGVGIVNDISGGTMDNRMFETVAKLNVPYVLTHIKGTPQDMQDEPHYDDLIREVFLYFSEKINRLHDMGLNDIILDPGFGFGKTLAHNYELMSNLQMFREFEVPILVGISRKSMIYKLLDTTPQEALNGTTALNTIALLKGANILRVHDVKAAAEVVAIVECVTATSYK; encoded by the coding sequence ATGACCACAATAAACATCAACGGTACTCTGCTCGACCTGCAGAAGCCTTGCGTGATGGGCATTCTGAACATCACGCCTGACTCTTTCTATGCCGAAAGCCGGAAGACGATTGAACGGGACATCGTTTCGCGCGCCCGACAAATTTTGGAAGAGGGCGGAACAATCATCGACGTCGGCGCATATTCCACACGCCCTGGCGCAGAAGAAGTGAGCGAGGAAGAGGAAATGAAGCGACTGCACAAGGCATTGGGACTGCTGCGCAAGGAATTGCCCGATGCCATCGTCAGTGTTGACACTTTTCGCGCCGATGTGGCGAAAATGTGCGTGGAAGAATATGGCGTGGGCATCGTCAACGACATCTCTGGCGGAACGATGGACAACCGTATGTTTGAAACTGTGGCAAAACTGAATGTGCCATACGTCCTGACACACATCAAAGGTACACCACAAGACATGCAGGACGAACCACACTACGACGACCTTATCAGAGAGGTGTTCCTCTACTTTTCAGAAAAAATCAACAGACTTCACGACATGGGTCTGAACGACATTATCCTTGACCCTGGATTTGGTTTCGGCAAGACACTCGCACACAACTACGAACTAATGAGCAACTTGCAGATGTTCAGAGAGTTCGAAGTCCCCATACTCGTAGGCATATCCCGCAAATCGATGATTTACAAGTTACTCGACACTACGCCACAGGAAGCACTCAACGGCACCACAGCACTCAACACCATAGCACTGCTCAAAGGTGCCAACATTCTCCGCGTACACGATGTGAAAGCGGCTGCTGAGGTGGTCGCAATAGTGGAATGCGTTACTGCAACAAGTTACAAATAG
- a CDS encoding serine acetyltransferase, whose protein sequence is MKQETYDLSGEKISIPIPENYKDCIKLIKSDYYRHSGKQASFLKIWIGSITRTSMRFSIYMRLCEHKGWLFPFTRWRMHGFKKYGLFIKAGTRIGYGFNIHHCCGIVINRKAIIGNNVDIFQFTTIGSHSEEAATIGNNVYIGPNTAIVDSVKIGSGSTIGAGSVVVKDIPANSTAAGNPARRISDKTHPELILHPYPFEEK, encoded by the coding sequence ATGAAACAAGAAACTTACGACCTTTCAGGCGAAAAAATCAGTATTCCTATCCCAGAGAATTACAAGGACTGCATCAAACTCATAAAGAGCGACTATTACCGCCATAGCGGCAAGCAGGCAAGTTTTCTGAAGATATGGATAGGTAGCATCACACGCACGAGTATGCGCTTCAGCATCTACATGCGCCTCTGCGAACACAAGGGCTGGCTGTTTCCTTTCACCCGCTGGCGCATGCACGGCTTTAAGAAATACGGTCTTTTCATTAAGGCGGGTACCCGCATCGGCTACGGCTTCAATATCCACCATTGCTGCGGCATAGTCATCAACAGGAAAGCCATTATCGGCAACAATGTCGATATTTTCCAATTTACTACCATCGGTTCCCATTCGGAAGAAGCGGCAACAATAGGCAACAATGTTTACATCGGGCCAAACACTGCCATCGTAGATAGTGTAAAAATAGGCAGCGGCAGTACGATTGGAGCGGGTTCGGTCGTTGTTAAGGACATACCGGCAAATAGCACTGCTGCAGGCAATCCGGCACGACGTATTTCCGACAAGACACACCCCGAACTCATCCTTCACCCCTACCCTTTCGAGGAAAAATAA
- a CDS encoding Cbp1 family collagen-binding glycoprotein adhesin — MKKLLILMLGVTLLAGCEPKKKGNSDKLASEVRYDSLLQAFEQSKNESGDLIETMNQIEAGFEELTEVEGTVNQIKEGGVTSANRERIIQMMAQLQQTMKLNKERIAELEEQLRVAQQADPKLREATEKKIQNYETLLAQKESSIAALMAELKRKDATIAQKEAEITDLSVKNTDLTTRNADLHAKNEELGAKNTELGQKNDELASQNRAKDATIAANKEDIASKAKTIANQDQAMHTAYYVFGTKRELKAQHILEDGQVMRSKNMNQDYFTKIDLRVTKTIKLYSKKAQIYTNHPAGSYTLDKDEQGQYTLRITDPQRFWSASRYLVVMVK; from the coding sequence ATGAAAAAATTACTGATACTGATGCTGGGCGTAACGCTCCTCGCAGGTTGCGAGCCTAAGAAGAAGGGTAACAGCGACAAACTCGCCAGTGAAGTACGCTACGACTCGCTCCTGCAAGCCTTCGAGCAGTCCAAGAACGAATCGGGCGACCTCATAGAGACCATGAATCAGATAGAGGCAGGCTTTGAAGAACTCACCGAAGTGGAAGGCACAGTCAACCAGATTAAGGAGGGTGGGGTAACATCAGCCAACCGCGAACGCATCATACAGATGATGGCGCAACTGCAGCAGACCATGAAACTCAACAAGGAGCGCATAGCAGAACTCGAAGAGCAACTCCGCGTGGCTCAGCAGGCAGACCCCAAACTGCGTGAGGCTACGGAGAAGAAAATACAGAACTACGAGACACTCTTGGCGCAGAAAGAAAGTTCCATAGCAGCACTCATGGCAGAACTCAAGCGAAAGGATGCCACCATTGCACAGAAAGAGGCGGAAATCACAGACCTCAGCGTGAAGAACACCGACCTCACCACGCGCAATGCCGACCTGCACGCCAAAAATGAGGAACTCGGCGCGAAGAACACCGAACTCGGACAGAAAAACGACGAACTGGCGAGCCAGAACCGCGCAAAGGATGCCACCATAGCAGCTAATAAGGAAGACATAGCCAGCAAGGCAAAGACCATTGCCAATCAGGATCAGGCAATGCACACCGCCTACTACGTCTTCGGCACAAAGCGCGAACTCAAGGCACAGCACATCCTCGAGGACGGACAGGTGATGCGCTCAAAGAACATGAATCAGGACTATTTCACCAAGATAGACCTCCGCGTAACAAAAACCATAAAACTCTATTCCAAGAAAGCGCAAATCTACACCAACCACCCCGCTGGGTCCTACACACTCGACAAGGACGAACAGGGGCAGTACACCCTGCGCATAACCGACCCGCAGCGCTTCTGGAGCGCAAGCAGATACCTCGTAGTCATGGTGAAATAA
- a CDS encoding AI-2E family transporter produces the protein MKKREITFDTFARALFFVGALVAGYFLIRYLWPVLLPFFIAWMLAYMLFPVVKFFQYKCHLRNRVVSIIITLLLAIALVSGVVLLILPVLIEEVGNIKSVAINFIENGTRNANIPDFIENFFRQTFGQYDLKKLLLKEDVQNLIKDTVPQVWDFLWTTAGTIVSIVASLIALLYLFFLLLDYEHFSEGFVKMAPKHRQPFVRTLMNDVDNSMGHFFRGQSLVALSNTVMFVIGFVIIGFPAPIALGVFIGVISFVPYLQVVGFLPATILALLQAAKTGDNFWMLIGGVCLVYLVVQILQDTIFTPRIMGKMMGLRPAIVLLSLSVGAYILGIIGLILALPVTTIIISYYKRYISEIDAEVSSQTETDALPKQLQAVPAANADEATTGEQPASTKADDTPKI, from the coding sequence ATGAAGAAACGAGAAATAACATTCGACACCTTTGCCCGTGCCCTGTTCTTCGTAGGTGCACTCGTGGCGGGCTACTTCCTGATACGCTATCTGTGGCCCGTGCTGCTGCCCTTCTTCATAGCGTGGATGCTGGCTTACATGCTCTTCCCTGTGGTGAAGTTCTTCCAGTACAAATGCCACCTGCGCAACCGCGTGGTGAGCATCATCATCACGCTGCTGCTCGCCATTGCTCTCGTGTCGGGGGTGGTACTGCTTATCCTGCCCGTGCTGATAGAAGAGGTGGGGAACATCAAGAGCGTGGCAATCAACTTCATAGAGAACGGGACGAGAAATGCAAATATCCCCGATTTCATCGAGAATTTTTTCCGTCAGACCTTCGGTCAGTACGATTTGAAGAAACTGCTGCTGAAAGAGGACGTGCAAAACCTGATTAAGGACACCGTGCCGCAGGTGTGGGACTTCCTCTGGACCACAGCCGGCACAATAGTGAGCATCGTGGCATCGCTCATCGCCCTGCTCTACCTCTTCTTCCTGCTGCTCGACTATGAACACTTCTCGGAGGGCTTCGTAAAAATGGCGCCCAAGCACCGTCAGCCTTTTGTCAGGACGCTGATGAACGACGTGGACAACAGCATGGGGCATTTCTTCCGCGGGCAGTCGCTCGTGGCACTGAGCAACACCGTGATGTTCGTCATCGGCTTCGTCATCATCGGTTTCCCTGCCCCTATAGCACTGGGTGTATTTATCGGCGTGATTAGTTTCGTGCCTTACCTGCAAGTGGTGGGCTTCCTGCCTGCCACCATACTCGCCCTGCTTCAGGCGGCGAAGACGGGCGATAACTTCTGGATGCTCATCGGTGGTGTATGCCTTGTCTATTTAGTGGTTCAGATACTGCAAGACACCATCTTCACGCCCCGCATCATGGGCAAGATGATGGGTCTGCGCCCTGCCATCGTACTCCTTTCGCTCTCTGTGGGGGCATACATACTGGGCATCATCGGGCTTATCCTGGCGCTGCCCGTTACGACCATCATCATCAGTTACTATAAGCGCTACATCAGCGAGATAGACGCCGAAGTGAGTTCGCAGACAGAGACTGACGCCCTGCCTAAACAACTGCAAGCCGTGCCTGCCGCCAATGCCGACGAGGCGACGACCGGAGAGCAACCTGCGAGTACAAAAGCGGACGATACGCCGAAGATATAG
- a CDS encoding RagB/SusD family nutrient uptake outer membrane protein: protein MKKYILSSILMATALLTSGCSDWFDVSPKTDIKAEELFTTENGFRSALAGLYISMTDDDAYGDNLSFGMLDQMAQLYDMIPDGTTSRDAIYIYDVHTNGYDTKTKLERSWLKAYNIIANCNNLLKWLDANGAEVIRSSQDRDNLRAEALAIRAYLHFDLLRGWGPIYKNDSTARCIPYRTIADASRQPLLTANEVAHKVLNDLNEAMRLLSYEKNLSLAADKERRFRFNYYAVEALMARVYCWMDDADNAVLHAQNVIANSGLTLQTSNAGDPVLFNECLCALNLYRMSDNMSAKFAEGPKFTTQYYIGTQSLNTIFESTGTSSDVDFRAKSAAFIRYDAQQQAISRKYIDNPNGAIPLIRLPEMYYILAQMSPLEEGAKYVNAVRNARGYSTSTNISEFFDELYRDDVMDAEVRKEFYAEGQYFFFLKQHEITWFYNCPAGFSAEKFVFPLPDAEIEYGWTADSATQETDK from the coding sequence ATGAAAAAATATATATTATCATCCATTTTGATGGCAACCGCCCTCCTCACGAGCGGATGCTCCGACTGGTTTGATGTCAGTCCGAAAACCGACATCAAGGCAGAAGAACTCTTTACCACAGAGAACGGCTTCCGGAGTGCTCTCGCAGGACTGTATATCTCCATGACGGACGATGATGCTTACGGCGACAACCTGTCTTTCGGCATGCTCGACCAGATGGCGCAACTCTATGATATGATACCCGACGGAACAACGTCGCGCGATGCCATCTACATCTACGACGTGCATACCAACGGCTACGACACCAAGACCAAACTCGAGCGCTCGTGGCTGAAGGCATACAACATCATAGCCAACTGCAACAACCTCCTAAAATGGCTCGACGCAAACGGTGCAGAAGTCATACGAAGCAGTCAGGACCGCGACAACCTACGGGCAGAAGCACTCGCCATTAGGGCTTACCTGCATTTCGACCTCCTCAGAGGTTGGGGACCGATCTACAAGAACGACAGCACAGCACGCTGCATCCCTTACCGCACTATAGCCGATGCCAGCCGTCAGCCGCTGCTCACCGCCAACGAGGTGGCACATAAGGTGCTCAACGATCTCAACGAAGCGATGCGCTTGCTTTCCTATGAGAAAAACCTCAGTCTCGCAGCAGACAAGGAACGTAGATTCAGATTCAATTATTACGCAGTAGAAGCACTCATGGCGCGCGTGTACTGCTGGATGGACGATGCCGATAATGCAGTGCTCCACGCACAGAATGTCATCGCAAACAGCGGACTGACGTTGCAGACATCAAATGCCGGCGACCCGGTGCTGTTCAACGAATGTCTCTGTGCACTCAACCTCTACAGAATGTCTGACAATATGTCCGCCAAATTTGCAGAAGGTCCGAAGTTCACTACACAGTACTATATCGGTACACAGTCCCTCAACACCATCTTCGAGTCAACAGGAACAAGCAGCGATGTTGATTTTCGTGCCAAGTCGGCGGCATTCATACGCTATGATGCACAGCAACAGGCAATCTCGCGGAAATATATAGACAATCCCAACGGCGCCATACCACTCATCCGACTGCCGGAAATGTATTATATCCTGGCGCAGATGTCGCCACTCGAAGAAGGTGCAAAATACGTCAATGCCGTGAGAAACGCGCGTGGATATTCCACATCGACGAATATCAGCGAATTCTTCGACGAATTGTATCGCGATGATGTGATGGATGCTGAAGTGAGGAAGGAATTCTATGCAGAAGGACAGTATTTCTTTTTCCTCAAGCAGCATGAAATCACATGGTTCTACAACTGCCCCGCAGGTTTTTCTGCAGAGAAGTTTGTCTTCCCGCTGCCTGATGCAGAAATAGAATATGGGTGGACGGCAGACAGTGCAACGCAGGAGACTGACAAATAA
- a CDS encoding UDP-N-acetylmuramoyl-tripeptide--D-alanyl-D-alanine ligase, with product MTIEQLYSLYLEHPVVTTDTRDLPEGSVFFALKGNTFNGNNFALQALEKGCAYAVVDEPSLDGKDERLILVDDVLTTMQELARHHRRALGLPILEITGTNGKTTTKELCAAVLAKKYNLLYTLGNLNNHIGVPKTLLRLNKEHEMAVIETGANHPGEIKTLAEIVEPDCGLITNVGKAHLEGFGSFEGVMRTKGELYDNLRASGGFLFLHGDNPYLGKMAEGMTAVTYGTPGRGYDVEGEAVEGSAFLKLRWRVKDGVWHEAQTHLIGAYNADNALAAVAVGHHFGVAQEDINAALSEYVPTNNRSELRITERNELIVDAYNANPTSMAAALQNFKGIHHDHKMLILGEMRELGAVSEQEHANIIRMIDEMDCKTVWLVGENFRKVAGDKYVCFKDVEEVKDRLKSESVSSRLILIKGSNGTRLFELPELL from the coding sequence ATGACTATCGAACAACTTTACAGTTTATATCTCGAACACCCCGTTGTAACGACTGATACACGCGATTTGCCCGAAGGGTCAGTCTTCTTTGCCTTGAAAGGGAATACGTTTAATGGCAACAACTTCGCCCTGCAGGCCTTGGAGAAGGGATGTGCATACGCTGTGGTGGATGAACCTTCGCTCGATGGCAAGGACGAACGGCTCATTCTCGTGGACGACGTACTGACCACTATGCAAGAACTCGCACGGCACCACCGCCGCGCACTCGGGCTACCCATTCTTGAAATAACGGGAACAAATGGCAAGACCACCACGAAAGAACTCTGTGCAGCGGTGCTCGCAAAGAAGTACAACTTGCTCTATACGCTCGGCAATCTGAACAACCATATCGGTGTACCGAAAACATTGCTCCGCCTGAACAAGGAACACGAAATGGCAGTCATCGAGACAGGTGCCAATCACCCGGGCGAAATCAAGACTCTGGCAGAAATAGTGGAACCCGACTGTGGGCTGATAACGAATGTGGGTAAGGCGCATCTCGAGGGCTTTGGCTCGTTCGAGGGGGTGATGCGTACGAAAGGTGAACTCTACGACAACCTGCGCGCCTCGGGAGGATTCCTGTTCCTGCACGGCGATAACCCCTATCTCGGCAAGATGGCAGAGGGTATGACTGCCGTTACTTACGGCACTCCCGGGCGAGGCTACGACGTTGAAGGCGAAGCAGTAGAGGGCAGCGCTTTTCTCAAACTGCGCTGGCGGGTGAAGGATGGCGTATGGCACGAAGCACAGACGCATCTTATAGGTGCCTACAATGCCGACAATGCTTTGGCTGCAGTCGCAGTGGGACACCATTTCGGGGTTGCACAAGAAGATATCAACGCAGCCTTGTCGGAATATGTGCCCACAAACAACCGTTCTGAACTGAGGATTACGGAAAGGAACGAACTCATAGTGGATGCCTACAATGCCAACCCCACCAGTATGGCTGCGGCATTGCAAAACTTCAAGGGCATACACCACGACCACAAGATGCTCATTCTCGGCGAAATGCGGGAACTCGGCGCGGTGTCAGAGCAGGAACATGCCAATATCATCAGAATGATCGACGAAATGGATTGCAAGACAGTATGGCTCGTAGGAGAAAATTTCCGGAAAGTGGCAGGAGATAAGTATGTCTGCTTCAAGGACGTGGAGGAAGTAAAGGACAGACTGAAATCAGAATCCGTTTCAAGTCGACTGATTCTCATCAAGGGTAGCAACGGCACACGTCTCTTCGAATTGCCGGAACTGCTGTGA
- the rsmI gene encoding 16S rRNA (cytidine(1402)-2'-O)-methyltransferase: MLTLVPTPVGNLDDITMRAIKVLKAVDVILCEDTRTSGILLKHFGIEGRLMSHHKFNEHKTAHALAQRMAAGEQMALVTDAGTPAVSDPGFLLVRECVEQGVEVQCLPGATAFVPALACSGLPCERFTFEGFLPQKKGRQTRLRELAEEPRTMIFYESPHRVVKTLGQFAEFFGPDRRASVSREISKIHEQTVRGTLEELLAHFSGNEPRGEFVIIVEGLGRMKGSVNPLRSKESPES, translated from the coding sequence ATGCTCACACTCGTTCCAACGCCCGTAGGCAATCTCGACGACATCACCATGCGCGCCATCAAGGTGCTCAAGGCAGTTGATGTCATTCTCTGCGAAGATACGCGTACCTCCGGCATATTGCTCAAGCATTTCGGCATAGAAGGACGCCTCATGTCGCACCATAAGTTCAACGAGCACAAAACGGCACACGCCCTCGCACAGCGCATGGCGGCAGGCGAACAGATGGCACTCGTCACCGATGCCGGCACGCCTGCAGTGAGCGACCCGGGCTTCCTGCTCGTGCGCGAGTGTGTGGAGCAGGGCGTGGAAGTGCAGTGCCTGCCGGGAGCAACCGCTTTTGTACCCGCTCTGGCATGTTCCGGACTCCCTTGTGAGCGTTTCACGTTCGAGGGGTTCCTGCCACAGAAGAAGGGAAGGCAGACGCGCCTCAGGGAACTCGCCGAAGAGCCCCGCACCATGATTTTCTACGAGTCGCCCCACCGCGTGGTAAAGACGCTCGGACAGTTCGCCGAGTTCTTCGGACCGGACCGCCGCGCCTCCGTCTCGCGCGAAATAAGCAAGATACACGAGCAGACAGTCCGCGGAACGCTGGAAGAACTCCTTGCCCATTTTTCCGGGAACGAACCGCGCGGCGAGTTCGTCATCATCGTGGAAGGATTAGGAAGAATGAAGGGATCAGTAAATCCCTTAAGGTCTAAAGAGTCCCCCGAAAGTTAA